The genomic interval GGACGCCGTTGCCCAGGCCCTTGGCCAGGGTCATTATGTCCGGCGTGATCCCGTCATGCTCGTGGCAGAAGAGTTTTCCCGTGCGGCCCAGGCCGGTCTGGACCTCGTCCAGGGCCAGCAGGATGTTGTGCTTGTCGCAGAGTTCGCGCACGGCACGCAGGTAGCCAGGTTTCGGCACGCGCACGCCGCCCTCGCCCTGGATGGGCTCGAGCAGGATGAGGCCCACCTCCGGGGTGATTGCGGCCTCCAGCGCGGCGATGTCGTCGTAGGGGACGTACTGGAAGCCGGGCACCAGCGGTTCGAAGCCGTGGTGGTATTTCGGCTGACCCGTGGCGGTCAGCGAGCCGAGGGTGCGCCCGTGGAAAGACTGCTCCGCCGTGATCACGTCCGGACGGGGGGTGCCGCGCTCCGCCCAGTAGCGGCGGGCCAGCTTGATGGCCGCCTCGTTCGCCTCGGCGCCGCCGTTGCAGAAGAACCACCGCTGTGCGAAGCAGTGGCGGCTGAGGGTCTCCGCCAATTGCACCTGGGGCTCGATGTAGTAGAGGTTGGAGACGTGGACCAGCGTGGCGGCCTGGCGGCAGACGGCCTCGGTGACCTTCGGGTGGCAGTGGCCGAGGTTGCACACGGCGATGCCCGCGAAGAAGTCGAGGTACTCGCGGCCGTCCGCGTCCCACAGGCGCGCGCCCTCGCCGCGCGCCATGGCCATGCGCCGCGCCCCGTAGGTGTTGATCACATGCGCGTCGTTCGCCGCCCTGATGGATTCATTGCCCATGCCGCCGCCTTTCCGGCCCGCCGGCGCGTCAGTCCTTTTTTGCCGCGCCCGCCTTGGCCTTGCCGTCCGTTTTGGCCGCGCCGGAGGCGCCGCCGTCCCCGGCGGGTTTCGCCTCGCCGGTCTTTGTCTCGGAGGCGCCGGATTTCTTCGCGCCGTCGCCGCCGGATTTCTTTTTGTAGTCCGTCTCGTAGAAGCCGCTGCCCTTGAAGATGATGCCCGCACCCATGCCCAACTGCTTGGCGCACAGGCCGCCGCAGGCCCCGCAGCGCACGCGCGGCGCGGCGGACATGGTGTGGAATTCGTCCTGCTCATGCCCGCATTTCTTGCATTTGTACGTGTAGGTCGGCATACGTCCGCTCCTCTCACCGCCGCCACATGCCCCCTAAAAGAAACACCC from Candidatus Hydrogenedentota bacterium carries:
- a CDS encoding zinc ribbon domain-containing protein; translation: MPTYTYKCKKCGHEQDEFHTMSAAPRVRCGACGGLCAKQLGMGAGIIFKGSGFYETDYKKKSGGDGAKKSGASETKTGEAKPAGDGGASGAAKTDGKAKAGAAKKD
- a CDS encoding acetylornithine transaminase; the encoded protein is MGNESIRAANDAHVINTYGARRMAMARGEGARLWDADGREYLDFFAGIAVCNLGHCHPKVTEAVCRQAATLVHVSNLYYIEPQVQLAETLSRHCFAQRWFFCNGGAEANEAAIKLARRYWAERGTPRPDVITAEQSFHGRTLGSLTATGQPKYHHGFEPLVPGFQYVPYDDIAALEAAITPEVGLILLEPIQGEGGVRVPKPGYLRAVRELCDKHNILLALDEVQTGLGRTGKLFCHEHDGITPDIMTLAKGLGNGVPIGAMGCTGEAAAGFAPGAHACTFGGNPLSAAAALATMGVLTEPGFIQAAAEKGEHLHAALRALAEDHPGVLEVRGRGLMAGVECAEAVAPLVSAMLDAGIICGPAGPNVLRFLPPLIVSGADIDRAVETLGRCLGELGW